The region TTTTTATAGTAATCATTCTGAAGAGATTTGGTCCAAAACAATACTTCTTTGGGGTGcttgtaaattgaaattttttTGGAAGTACATACCAGGCATAATGGCAGTAAATTATTTAAGTTGCTCAGCGAAACTCCATATTTGGGGAGAAACAAACGTTTGTTGACTTGCAGAACTGTCTAATGGTAAAATGAATGGTTGTTAACTGGGCTAGAGGAGACTTGTCATATTCATTGTCTCCTCCCCTGCACAGGAGTATAATCCTTATGTCGAttcagttgcaaaacgtttcgtTTGTTGCTTGATTTATTTCAAACAGAAACCGTTTACTCCAAACGGAAAAATGTTATAATGAAAATGAGACAAATTAAGGTAGACCCCACACAGTTCCGTTTGGTTCTTAAAACGATAAACGGTTTCATCTTGCAATACGTAATAAATACACACCAGATAACGTTACTGATTCAGCAAACAATAAACAGTGATCAAATGGTTATGCTAACTAGCCTAGTAACGCAAAAAAAACCTATAGCTACGTTTAccaatgtaattaactagtggtAGGCTGGTCAGGTAGCAGTAACCTGCAAATAATGATTGTACTTACTTCTCTTTGGGGAGGGCCGCTGCCCCAGTATTCAGCACCTGGTCCTCTGCGACTTCCTGAACCAGCTGAAGTATACCTCCTGCGCGGTGGAGAACGTCTGTACGAGTCTGGAGGTGGCCCGTCATGGTAACCCTCAAACGGTGGTCTGGGCCTGCCTCGTTCTTCTCTAAACGGAGGCCGAGGATACGGCCGGCCAGGGGTAAGACCACGGGGCGGTGGGCCACGGCCCTCGTACGGCGGCGGATACCCTCCTCGAGGTGGAGGCCGTCCACGATACATATTTTACTGTTAAATTTGACTTTCCCTATCAATTACAGCCACTTACTACCGAATAGATGTTATACACATTGCCGTTTCATATTACTTACTGTATGTCTGCAGCTAGTGATAATAACATTCTAACTACCATGTAGCTATTTCAGTTTTTTGACGAACACAGCGCTCACTGTGTTACGATTTCCGGTTTGATTAAACCGATAAACCTTGTCTTCTTCATTCATATATTAGCGGTCCGCCAACAAACGTGAACAGTGCATGCCGCCTCCTATTGTGATGGAGTGTGTGGTCGATCACGGTTATATTAAACAAAATACAACAAAAACCTAAATAGTCTGAGTCCTACCCAATCCCATACTACTAAGAAAATAAAAGAGCCATGCTAATTCCGACCATAGTAAAATAACAGACCGTCCCCCCCATCCccgaaatatatatatacacagttgaagtcgaaagtttacatacacatttacatttaagtcaccTTACCCaaagacatttaaactcagtttttcacaattcctgacatttaatcctaataaaaatgtattgttttaggtcagttaggatcaccactgtattttaagaatgtgaaatgccagaataatagtagataaaatgatttatttgagcttttatttctttcatcacattctcagtgagtcagaagtttacataccctcaattagtatttggttgcattgcctttaaattgtttaacttgggtcaaacgttttgagtagccttccacaagcttcccacaataagttgggtgaattttgtcccattcctcctgacagagctggtgtaactgagtcaggtttataggcctccttgctcacacacgctttttcagttctgcccacacattttctataggattgaggtcagggctttgtgatggccactccaataccttgactttgttgtccttaagccattttgccacaactttggaagtatgcttggggtcattgtccatttggaagacctatttgcgaccagctttactgactgatgtcttgagatgttgcttcaatatatccacataattttcctccctcatgatgccatctattttgtgaagtgcaccagtcattcctgcagcaaagcacccccacaacatgatgctgccacccccatgcgtcacagttgggatggtgttctttggcttgcaagcctccccctttttcctccaaacataacggtggtcattatggccaaacagttctatttctgtttcatcagactagaggacatttctccaaaaagtacaatctttgtccccatgtgcagttgcaaaccatagcctggcttttttacggcggttttggagcagtggcttcttccttgcttagcagcctttcaggatatgtcaatataggactcattttactgtggaaaaagatacttttgtacccgtttcctccagcatcttcacaagatcctttgctgttgttctgggattgatttacactctTCGCACCAAAGTagattcatctctaggagacagaatgggtctccttcctgagcggtatgacggctgcgtggtcccatggtgtttatacttgcgtactattgtttgtacagatgaacgtggtaccttcagtcatttggaaattgctcccaaggatggaccagacttgtggaagtctacaattttttttcctgaggtcttggctgatttcttttgattttcccatgatggcaagcaaagaggcactgagtttgaaggtaggccttgaaatacatccacaggtacacctccaattgactcaaatgatgtcaatcagcctatcagaagcttctaacgccatgacatcattttctggaattttccaagctgtttaaaggcacagtcaacttagtgtatgtaaacttctgacccactggaattgtgatacagtgaattataagtgaaatactctgtctgtaaacaattgttggaaaaatgacttgtgtcatgcacaaagtagatgtcctaaccgacttgccaaagctatagtttgttaacaagaaatttgtggagtggttgaaaaaggagttttaatgactccaacctaagtgtatgtaaactgtatatatataaatacacacacagtaccagtcaaatgtttacacacctactcattctttatttaatggttgcgtgccacgtcaTCGACTATCATCGACTGACAAATTGCTATATAACCCTGGTCCCCCGACAGTACACGTTGTTGTAtccctggacaaacacacctcattcagctcattgagggcttgatgattcgtTGACCCTTTTatatcaggtgtgcttgtccagggttacaatgAAAATGTGCACTGTTaggggtactcgaggaccaggATTAGGAAACACTGGCTTAGCTGGTAGTTTAAATACCTATCCAGATGTAGTAAGATGTGTCAGGCGTCAGCAACATCTAAGCATAGGAACACATCTCTGTGATTAGCTGATACAGAAATTACCCATCCAGGCTTTGTGATATCTGGCATGCTGCAGCAACACCTGGGTAGAGGAACGCGCCTCGAGTCTGAAGGCTTAACATTTCTGAAAGCACTGGGTTTGAGTTGCCTTTTGTGTAATCATCAGCTTCCTTTTGTCTTGACTAGTTGAATTCAGACGAGCAGCTTTAGCCATGTCCATTTAGATTTGCAATTCATTTgagtatgttcaacaatttattAGCATGGCTACAATGAAAATGTATGTTGCATCAAAAGCTTGGGTCTAAGTAGTGGATACCATGGTATGGATTTTGGTAGCCTATCAATCTAATGTAAAATTATAGACACAAGTCATATCTTCATAATAGGCTGGTGTTGATTGTCACACCATAATGATATTTTAGGAGTGAAAAGATAGGAATACCAGTAAGTTTAGTAACAAGCCTTATGACAGCggtgtacatttatttttaagAAACATTTCAAACAGAGACTATCCACAAAACACATACCCTGATCCAACGTTTTTTTTTACAGTTCTGAAAAACAAAGTGGatgcattttcattattcttgATACTCTGTCCGCTACGTCTCTTTCCTCTCAACAAGCACACAATGTCAGATGTCACAACATGCACACCTCAATGTCACCTATGGTACAGACTTAAATATTTTGATTAAATGAATACAAAAACACAATACACGTACAAAATAATGGTGACATAGCTACAAAATATGGTACTGCAATATGGTACACTGTACATTAACACTTGATTTCACAGATCTTTTATTGAAGTTGCAGAATGCTGTATCATTTCCAAagatgacaaaaatgtaaaatgtacttcaTGTTTGCTCTTGTTGGATGTTCAAAACCTAGTCTTGAGGTCATCCTAGGAAAAGAGTAGAGAGACTCCTGGATAGATTGGAGGAAAATGCAAACCGCTGGTCAGCCACAGACAACCTAACAGCTTGGAAGCAGTGGGGAAAAAACTCAAATGGACAAGATTAAGTTATCTTCTGCTAGCTAACTACAACACTAGAAAAGCtttagcagcagtgtacaaataaACCTCTTGTTTACGTGTAGAATTTCTGTTGGATGTGTACACTTTGGACAATAACATTTTCTTCAGAAATTAACTTAAAAATCGAGTGAGTATATGTTTAGACAAGACAGAGACTATGTAAGAATTTCCACTAAACTGAAGACTTTTCCTTAGTTCTCTGGTATCCTTTTGGCACACTTTCACCACCATAATTTACAGGCACTACCTAGTAACAGGCATTCAAGCATCAATTTCATATCTCAAAGGATTTGGAGCagaatgaaaatgccagggacACGATATTTCCCAATTGTCTAGTTTATTTGTATTTTGCCCAACAAAATGTATACAATAAGTAAAAGCCTGGCACTTCGTGGATAAACAGAACATGCTAATCATCAGTATGCTAAAACTTAAAAATGTACGGTTACATACAGCATTTAATCAAAGTGGATACACCGATAACAGAATGTATTATTTGCAATGAAGTTACATTACATCTAAATCAACCCTTAGGTTGGTATCCAGCACAGAGAGGAAACGATTACAATAGAGAAATTAAAATCCCCCcccataaaaaaacaaacattcatTGGAAATTTCTTAAGTCATCTCAGGAACATCGTTTGCCTCGGTCTCCCACTTCTCCAAAAAGTCCTGCAGGTTCAAGTTGAAAGTATCAATACCTTTACCAGACAGATGAACCCCGTCTGGCCTGTACAGGCCTGCGTCTGAGCAACACGTGATGTTTTCATGGGTCAGAGCGGTGCCACCTAGCTCAGCGATGATGGCGTGAGCTCTTCTGTTGATGGCGGCCCTAACATTGTCCACTGCTTCGCTGTCCTCCGTTTGCCTCCAGGACATCCGGGGCAAGATGTCGGACCAGACCAACCGGCATTGTGGGAAAATGCTCCTCATGGAGGTCAGGTCCTTCTTCACAGAAGACATAAGGGCCTCAGGGCTTTGGGTACCCAGATCGTTACCACCCAGGTGCAGGATGACCACGTCCGGTTTGGGCCACTTGATCTTCAGCTGGTCTAACTGGGGCAGCAGCTGGGCCCACGTCATGCCCTGTGTGCCCTTCCACCACACCCGCACACTGCTGGGGTCCATGCCCAACTGCATGCCAATCTCAGGCGACTTGGCCCTCATCTCTGCCCAATATATAAGCGAGTGTCCACAGATCCACACGTTCCTAGGCTCAGTGTTGGCAAAGGTAACTTTGGGAATTTTTCCTGTAAAAACGCAATAATGAGACAGGTTAAATGTATGGGTTAGCTTCACAGGGGCTCTCATAGGTTGACGTTACCGCGAGGATTGACCTGTGCTCCAGCTCTTGGGTCTCTGCAGGCTGGCTGTTTTTCTTCCACCTTTGGCCCAGAACTGACAGAGCTGACACTCAAGACTATGTTCTCCAGCAGTTAGTTAACTTAGTCTCGTGCTATAACAGAACTCTCCTAATGAACTGCGGTATGAGAAACATGACACCAAAGACACCTTACACACTAACTGACCTAGCTTGATCTTGTTTGTGTACTACTACCAGACCACACCCTCATTATGCAGGCCCTAGCTAGTAGTCAGATTGAcaatgtttatccctgttttggAGTGATAACAACACTAACAAGTCCCCTATTCAGGTAAAATTCTCCCTAGCAGTAGAGATACCCTAATCAAGAAGCGTACAGTAATTCTAAAAAAGTCCTAAAAGTATTGCAGCCTTCCTAAAGCTCCTCTAATCCCCGTTTCTGTACTACACAAACAAAAATGCAATTCAACAGCTGAAGACCTATCGATGCAAAGTCTGCTAAAATACTTACCTTTAGCTGTTGGAGAAAACATTACATGTTAAAGCTAGCGAACATGAATATCTGTATTTAGAGCAACTCCTGTCCAGATTAAAGGAACATTGGGAGTCTACGTCGGTCTATTGTTTCTGTTATTATTAGTTTGTCTGTGCAAAAGCACTTGAAGACCACCATGTTCATAAATGGTATTGCATGCACAGTGGaaaataaatagttttttttttttaaatgcttctATGTGAGCATAAACCAAGCATGGGCACTTTCCTACTAGGACATACTTGCGTTACACAATTTTAAGACAAGCACCAAACTGGTCAATTGTTACAAGGCCAGGGCTTTCAAAGCAAATAAAACAGGCATTGATGTGGTCTTCCAAGACACAAGGCTATGCTTTGTGAAGCAATGTGGTAgacattaaataaaaatgttcccTAAACTTTCTGAGCGAGACCAAGCCCCAacacaataataaaaaaatgtatatttacatTACAGAAAATATCATAGCTAAAGCAATCTAAGATATCACTTAAACCTGATTAACTATGGCTGGAATAAGAGCAAGTAAAACTGAAGTGAAGACTCAAACCTATCTATGTTTCCTCCATAGCAGTCTCTTGACACCTATGGTATCATCTCGTCCTATACTTTAATTTGTGTTTAGTGCCAGGTATGTACAGCTCTTGACTTGTTCTGGCATCACCTAATCTTAACCTAAGCGACAATTTGTGGCTGGCCATATTGCCACATTTCAACCTTACTCCAAGGGTTATCTGGTACCTGTTGTGTTTTTCCTAGTGTCACGAGTATCGTTCTTCCTCTCCTGATTCTTCCGTCTCATCCGCAGGTTAAACTGCTCCAGCTACAAAACAGTGACAAATTGAGACACACACAAAGTCTATCCAATGTACAAGTCCTAAATTAAGCAGATTGGGACTGACTTGCCAGCGTGCACTAAAACCAGAACATGAAGTTATCAGAAGCAATTGAATAGAATTGGGATTCCAAAAATTCTGTACACACTGCACTTTTCCCAAGAGCACTTATGTTGTGTGTAATTGTAAATTCCTGATAACTGCCCTATACTTTAGGCCTATACTGTAAGTCAAATGTAAACAACACCAAGGACTGAAGGTGCGGCTTGTATATCATACACAAATGTAACACAATCAGACAGGTAAAACGTTTCCTAACTTCTACACACGGAATGAAAAAAACCCACAACATACCCTTTTCTTCTGTTTGGCCTTGATATCGTCTTCTGTCACTGGTGGATGCCGAGTCTCTGGTGattgagggggaggagagggctgTCCACCTGCAGAATCAGGGCTTTGTGTTTTGATCTGGAGAGGTATGGTGATATTTTGTCTTGGTGAATCTTGCTGTGCACCAGACACACTTTTGACTGTTTCAATCACCTTGAGGCATCTAGACTGGTTGGTGACTTGGAGGATTTGACTCAAGACATCCCTTGTAGAATTTGATATAGTCACTTGATTCAATAGTTGTGTGAACTGAGTCTTTGCAAACGGTATCATGGGGGAACTAGGTTGCCCATAATGAGTGGAGGAGGGCAAGGCAGTGAGTAGGTCAGGGGATTGTCCCATAGGTGAAGTAAAAGTATACACCCCGGCTGCTTGTTGACCAGCTGGAACATCAGGCGTGTTTGTCATGGATGAAACCGGGGAAATCTGTTCGGGGGGACCTGAGGAACCGGGTGGCAGTGATAAAAGATAGTTGGTACTACAACCCTTGCTAGGCCAACTCTTAGGCGTGATGGGCTGTGTCTTCTCAGGACAGTTCCACTGTGTGGTGGAATAGGAGGTGCCAGGCTgtgaggagggggtggggggcaagACGCTCACTGTCCTGGTGAGGCTCTGCATCTGCCTGGCCCTCTCTAAGGCTGCTTCCTCTTCCGGGTCAAGGAACCCTCCATATTCTGAGGTGTCTTGGGGGCTGAGGTACACCTCCCGCTGGGAAGACCTGAATGGCTTGGCTGACCGGAAGAGTTTGGAATCAGAGTCATCGGTGGTGCGGTGCCAATGCCGATCTCCCCGCCTAGATGAgtgcttcgtctctctctctgaggaatcGGATGAGTGTTTGGATGACTTTGTCCCATAGGGGCGCTCTTGGGTCCTGTCTGCCAGCTCGGTGACCTCTGAGGTGTCCAGATTCAAGCCAATGGCCTGGAGCAGGCTCTTGATCTTGTCGAAGTGCTGCGTCTGTTCCCGACTCTCCTGCTCCCTGGTCTCCTCCACCGGGACTCTGGCTGAGCAGGACCTCTTGTTATCCCTGTACCTGTCTGACCGCCCAGGTTTCTCACAGCGCTCCTTCTCAGCCGCTGCAGGGGCTTTACCCCCATAGAGGAAGTCCTCTTCTTCCACACGTTCAGGTTCTCCCAATAGCTTGCTGTGGGACATCATTCCAAGAATTCCGGGAAAGCCACCACCTTCCTGGATTGCTCTCTCATGAGGCAGCAGCCAGTCTTCGTTTCTGGAGTTGTCATAGTCGGAGTTCTTCACTCGCTCCCTGATGAAGCCCCTGTGTGGGCACTCTGGCTCCTCCTCTGTACAGGGGTCATCTCTGTACTGATCTTCATCCCCACGGTCAAGAAATTTGCAATAAGGCTTTTGAAGTATGGAACTATCTTCCTGAATACCAGCAATCTCCTCTTGCGACTCCTT is a window of Salmo salar chromosome ssa18, Ssal_v3.1, whole genome shotgun sequence DNA encoding:
- the si:dkeyp-121d4.3 gene encoding uncharacterized protein si:dkeyp-121d4.3 isoform X3, with protein sequence MSRALLYSEKDYTITLLQGDHVTFNLLTDIVTQKIRATNIRPQTPQTFKITGEKREVGVIKSVKGGSGTIMAANQNNLPFETTENMSVTELTIMDEVDFTVVTIKNKEKAIRVRKLNECSVTLEETMEKIVEDPAGKDKWMPVAPVEEVLLQRTVVFEDISTAQHAGTVLKVSNKQQEQGLLEALVGGTQKQLLFGAADVLTEATMLVGDKVHFNISTNRETKEERAINVEILSETFEESTERRRTGEVVQAGDLSGTIKCHQSPQLLFFHLTEVMEEKKLDISEKVKFSVISLETAEGGNQAIRIKRLIDSVLTPVLTAMPKLRGVAAREKKMTIKLMRDPNDLIKGTGVEVENKDEDPTNDKPASEKSIKMKSVINILRSKPVGSGSGGKDSDSSQRRYGRRSPSLDQFDRVKKRRSTSRERKEWGGRCRYRRSRSMSRGRERNRRQSHSLERKDYNHRSGSKKRTSSKRSRSKERDGSSQRSSKNDSSSVSRSPDRMNDELERKKRELEELNELIYRKRAIVAMEKHGGVPNFFSEVKPREKTCFDYNHGMAELPPQPKPPTDIKPKCILKKRSDHVAGPLFPIQTELFKAQPLDQRLVEQYGYDVETPYKPHSAQPPYTQTSSQKSYYEHSLAGHPVPDLSTKYDPYEQTSREHPSQPSPVRQTPLDPHSSNRPPIRESQEKNPNLNTQLARFLNTLNKGVDAGLLSAMVKESQEEIAGIQEDSSILQKPYCKFLDRGDEDQYRDDPCTEEEPECPHRGFIRERVKNSDYDNSRNEDWLLPHERAIQEGGGFPGILGMMSHSKLLGEPERVEEEDFLYGGKAPAAAEKERCEKPGRSDRYRDNKRSCSARVPVEETREQESREQTQHFDKIKSLLQAIGLNLDTSEVTELADRTQERPYGTKSSKHSSDSSERETKHSSRRGDRHWHRTTDDSDSKLFRSAKPFRSSQREVYLSPQDTSEYGGFLDPEEEAALERARQMQSLTRTVSVLPPTPSSQPGTSYSTTQWNCPEKTQPITPKSWPSKGCSTNYLLSLPPGSSGPPEQISPVSSMTNTPDVPAGQQAAGVYTFTSPMGQSPDLLTALPSSTHYGQPSSPMIPFAKTQFTQLLNQVTISNSTRDVLSQILQVTNQSRCLKVIETVKSVSGAQQDSPRQNITIPLQIKTQSPDSAGGQPSPPPQSPETRHPPVTEDDIKAKQKKRLEQFNLRMRRKNQERKNDTRDTRKNTTGKIPKVTFANTEPRNVWICGHSLIYWAEMRAKSPEIGMQLGMDPSSVRVWWKGTQGMTWAQLLPQLDQLKIKWPKPDVVILHLGGNDLGTQSPEALMSSVKKDLTSMRSIFPQCRLVWSDILPRMSWRQTEDSEAVDNVRAAINRRAHAIIAELGGTALTHENITCCSDAGLYRPDGVHLSGKGIDTFNLNLQDFLEKWETEANDVPEMT